The DNA segment CCACTTCTCCATTTACACTTTGCAGGTGGAAAAAACCTTCGCGACCGTCAGTATGTTCTGGTGTTTCCATTCTAGGTAAGGAATTAATATAATCTGTAGCAATGTACATGCTATTGATCATTTTTCCCTTGGCTGTTCCTGGATGTACAATTTTACCTTTAACAGTTACAACGGCTCCAGCTGCATTGAAGTTTTCATATTCCAACTCGCCAATTTGGCTGCCGTCCATGGTATATGCCCATTCGGCACCAAATTTTTCTACATCAAATTTGTGGGCACCACGACCAATTTCTTCATCAGGAGTAAAACCTATTCGTATTTTTCCGTGTTTTATTTCGGGATGATTTACTAAATACTCCATAGCCGAAACAATTTCAGCAACTCCCGCTTTATCGTCTGCCCCTAATAAGGTAGTACCATCTGTAGTGATTAGCGTTTGCCCTTTATAAAGTAAAAGATCATCAAATTCATCTGGAGAGAGTACTATATCCTTATCAGCGTTTAAGACGATATCCTTTCCATCATAATTTTCAACGATCTGCGGATTTACATTGGCACCAGTAAAGTCTGGTGATGTGTCAAAATGTGATACAAACCCGATAGTAGGAACTTCGTGATCCACGTTTGAAGGTAGGGTTGCCATAATATAGGCGTTATCGTCTATGGTAACGTCTTCTAAGCCAATTCGTTTTAGTTCGGCAAACAAAGCGTTAGCAAGGTTCCATTGTTTTTCGGTGCTAGGAGTGCTGTCACTTTCCGGATCACTTTCCGTATCAACAGTAACGTAGCTGAAAAAGCGATCAATAAGGTGTTGTTTATCTATCATAATTTTTCTTTTTTGCTTTACAAATTAAAGCATAATCAAAATAACCATTACATTCTTTCTTGCTATTTTTGCCACATATCCTTTTATCTATGTACAAATCTATAATCCGTCCCATTCTTTTTCAATCTGATCCCGAAAAAGTACACCACTTTACATTTAAAATGATTCGCTTACTACATAAAATAGGGTTTGGGAGTATTTTCCAAAGTATATATAAAGTAAATGATAAACGATTGGAGCGGGAGGTTTTCGGACTTAAATTTCCTAATCCAGTGGGATTAGCAGCTGGCTTTGACAAAGATGCTAAATTGTACAAGGAACTTTCAAATTTAGGCTTTGGGTTTATTGAAATAGGTACCGTTACGCCAAAACCCCAACCAGGAAATCCTAAAAAAAGGTTGTTCCGTCTAAAGGATGATAACGCAATTATTAATAGAATGGGGTTTAATAATGGTGGCGTAAAAGAAGCTGTAGAACGACTAAAAAAGAATACCCCTGTTGCTGAGAGAAGTCATGTACTTATCGGCGGAAACATTGGTAAAAACAAGGTCACGCCTAATGAAAATGCAGTTAATGATTATGTAACTTGCTTTGAGGCTTTATTTGATTATGTAGATTATTTTGTAGTAAATGTAAGTTCACCAAACACGCCAAATTTAAGAGCATTACAAGATAAAGAACCGTTGACAAAACTACTTAAAACACTCGTTTTAAAAAGAGAAGAATTCTTTAGGCTGAGCGGAGTCGAAATCAAGCCAATACTTCTGAAAATAGCCCCAGATTTGACAGACGGGCAATTGTTGGATATTATTGACATTGTTTCAGAAACAAAAATAGATGGGATTATTGCCACCAATACGACTATTTCAAGAAAAGGTCTTGTTTCAGAAAATAAAACTGAAAAGGGAGGCTTAAGCGGTAAACCATTAACAAACCGCTCTACTGAAGTGATTCGGTTTCTTTCAGAAAAAAGCAATAAAGCCTTTCCAATAATTGGAGTAGGAGGGATCCATAGCCCTGAAGATGCTTTGGAAAAACTAGAAGCTGGTGCAAGCTTGGTACAGTTATACACTGGTTTTATTTATGAAGGCCCACAATTGATTACAGCTATAAATAAGGCTGTTTTAGAGCAATAACTTGTATGACAGAAAACCTACTATCTTTTGCATTAGCTACCATGGCTTTGGCATTTTCACCAGGACCAGATAATATCTATGTGTTGACGCAATCGTTGGTTAATGGAGTAAAAAGCGGAATTGCTACTACTGCGGGATTGGTTACAGGTTGTATTGTGCATACTACTTTTTTAGCCTTTGGTCTTTCAGCAATCATTACAGCCTCCCCAGCTTTATTTTATGGAGTTAAGGTGCTAGGTGCTCTATATTTATTGTATTTAGCTTATGTTGTTTTTAAAAGTGATGCATCAATTGCCGTTCCTATTACTTCAGAAGGAAAAATAAATAGAACGCTAATAAAAACAAATGCTCAACTTTTTAAACAGGGTGTTATCATGAATTTGGTAAACCCTAAAGTAATGATCTTCTTCTTAGCTTTCTTTCCAGCTTTTCTTTGGAATGAAACTGAAAATACCGTGAGTCAATTTTATATTTTAGGTATTATTTTTATGGTAATTTCATTTTTGGTTTTCGGATTAATAGCATTTCTAGCAGGTAGTATTTCATCTTATATATTGAAGCATAAATCAGTTGGTATTGTTTTAAAATGGTTACAGATAGTGGTTTTTATCGGTATAGCCGTTTTTATTTTAATTCCGTAGTCAGAATTATAAAAAGCTTGAGATTGCATTTTAAAATCTAGTATCTTTGAGGTAATGCAAAAAATTAAACTAATAGAGTGTCCTAGAGACGCAATGCAAGGGATAAAGGATTGGGTGCCAACTCAAAGTAAGGTTCAATATATACAGTCACTATTGCGGTGTGGCTTTGATACCATAGACTTCGGGAGTTTCGTTTCGCCCAAGGCAATCCCACAAATGAAAGATACGGCCGAAGTACTCTCGAAGTTAGACCTGTCTAAAACTGATAGTAAATTATTGTCAATTGTAGCCAATGTGCGAGGAGCAAAAGACGCTGTAAAACACCCAGAAATTGACTATTTAGGTTATCCTTTTTCCATTTCGGAAAACTTCCAAATGCGAAATACCCATAAAACTATTGCACAATCCCTTGATATTTTGAAAGAAATTCTTAATTTGGCTAATGCAAACGATAAACAAGTAGTTGCTTATTTATCAATGGGTTTCGGTAATCCCTACGGAGACCCTTGGAATGTTGAGATTGTAGCAGATTGGACCGAAAAACTATCGGCCATGGGTGTTAAAATTTTATCATTAAGCGATACGGTAGGCTCCTCAACGCCCGATATCATTGACTATTTGTTTTCAAATTTAATTCCCCATTATCCCCATATTGAGTTTGGAGCTCATTTACATACAACCCCCGCGTTGTGGCATGAAAAAATAGATGCTGCATACAAAGCCGGTTGTTTTAGGTTTGACGGTGCTATACAGGGCTTTGGAGGATGTCCTATGGCAAAAGATGAATTAACAGGAAATATGCCGACTGAGAAGATGTTAAGTTATTTTACTACTGTAAAAACTGATTGTAATGTAAATCCAATGGCATTTGAAAGTGCTCATAACGAAGCAACTAAAATATTCAGTAAATATCATTAAGATGAAACGACGAATACTTTTACTACCGGTTTTTGCATTATTCTTATTTTATGGTTGTACGCTCATGGAGCCTATACCCGAAGAACCTTTTTATGGAAAGGGTATTGTAACCATTAAGTTTTTACAGGTTAATGATGTTTATGAAATAGCACCATTACAAGGTGGTAAATACGGAGGAATGGCACGTGTTGCTTATGTTAGGGACTCCATAAAGGAACGAAACCCCAACACCTTTTTGTTTATGGCGGGTGATTTTTTGAATCCATCTTTATTGGGGAATTTAAAAAAAGATGGTGAGCGAATTAAGGGTAAGCAAATGATTGAAGTGATGAATGCCATGGAGTTTGACTTGGTAACTTTTGGAAATCATGAATTTGACCTTACAGAAGAAGAGCTGCAAGAACGCCTAAATGAATCCACGTTTCCGTGGGTTTCATCGAACGTACGTCACGTACTTCCAAATGGTACAAAAAGCCGATTTCAAACTAAACTTGAAATGGGGGGAGAGCCCATTTCAGATTATAAAACTATTGCAGTTAGGGATTCTCTTGGCAATGAAGTAGATTTTGGCTTTATAGGATTAACACTGGACTCTAATCCCAAGGAATACGTACAATACGGGAATATTTATAAGGAAGCCCTCCGCGCCTACGATTTGGTGTACCCAAAAGTAGATTTTGTAATCGGGTTAACCCACTTAACAATAGATCAAGATCATGAATTAGCAAAAGAGCTACCTGAAATACCTTTAATAATGGGTGGTCACGAACATGTAAGTAATTTAGAACG comes from the Marixanthomonas ophiurae genome and includes:
- the pepT gene encoding peptidase T, encoding MIDKQHLIDRFFSYVTVDTESDPESDSTPSTEKQWNLANALFAELKRIGLEDVTIDDNAYIMATLPSNVDHEVPTIGFVSHFDTSPDFTGANVNPQIVENYDGKDIVLNADKDIVLSPDEFDDLLLYKGQTLITTDGTTLLGADDKAGVAEIVSAMEYLVNHPEIKHGKIRIGFTPDEEIGRGAHKFDVEKFGAEWAYTMDGSQIGELEYENFNAAGAVVTVKGKIVHPGTAKGKMINSMYIATDYINSLPRMETPEHTDGREGFFHLQSVNGEVDGTKLQYIIRDHDKDHFEARKEMMVKLADEINAQHEKELITIEIKDQYFNMREKIEPVMHIVDLAEEAMKKADIKPIIKPIRGGTDGSQLSFMGLPCPNIFAGGHNFHGRYEYVPLENMQKAIEVIVNIAQLLAEKEA
- a CDS encoding quinone-dependent dihydroorotate dehydrogenase, giving the protein MYKSIIRPILFQSDPEKVHHFTFKMIRLLHKIGFGSIFQSIYKVNDKRLEREVFGLKFPNPVGLAAGFDKDAKLYKELSNLGFGFIEIGTVTPKPQPGNPKKRLFRLKDDNAIINRMGFNNGGVKEAVERLKKNTPVAERSHVLIGGNIGKNKVTPNENAVNDYVTCFEALFDYVDYFVVNVSSPNTPNLRALQDKEPLTKLLKTLVLKREEFFRLSGVEIKPILLKIAPDLTDGQLLDIIDIVSETKIDGIIATNTTISRKGLVSENKTEKGGLSGKPLTNRSTEVIRFLSEKSNKAFPIIGVGGIHSPEDALEKLEAGASLVQLYTGFIYEGPQLITAINKAVLEQ
- a CDS encoding LysE family translocator, translated to MTENLLSFALATMALAFSPGPDNIYVLTQSLVNGVKSGIATTAGLVTGCIVHTTFLAFGLSAIITASPALFYGVKVLGALYLLYLAYVVFKSDASIAVPITSEGKINRTLIKTNAQLFKQGVIMNLVNPKVMIFFLAFFPAFLWNETENTVSQFYILGIIFMVISFLVFGLIAFLAGSISSYILKHKSVGIVLKWLQIVVFIGIAVFILIP
- a CDS encoding hydroxymethylglutaryl-CoA lyase, which codes for MQKIKLIECPRDAMQGIKDWVPTQSKVQYIQSLLRCGFDTIDFGSFVSPKAIPQMKDTAEVLSKLDLSKTDSKLLSIVANVRGAKDAVKHPEIDYLGYPFSISENFQMRNTHKTIAQSLDILKEILNLANANDKQVVAYLSMGFGNPYGDPWNVEIVADWTEKLSAMGVKILSLSDTVGSSTPDIIDYLFSNLIPHYPHIEFGAHLHTTPALWHEKIDAAYKAGCFRFDGAIQGFGGCPMAKDELTGNMPTEKMLSYFTTVKTDCNVNPMAFESAHNEATKIFSKYH
- a CDS encoding bifunctional metallophosphatase/5'-nucleotidase; the encoded protein is MKRRILLLPVFALFLFYGCTLMEPIPEEPFYGKGIVTIKFLQVNDVYEIAPLQGGKYGGMARVAYVRDSIKERNPNTFLFMAGDFLNPSLLGNLKKDGERIKGKQMIEVMNAMEFDLVTFGNHEFDLTEEELQERLNESTFPWVSSNVRHVLPNGTKSRFQTKLEMGGEPISDYKTIAVRDSLGNEVDFGFIGLTLDSNPKEYVQYGNIYKEALRAYDLVYPKVDFVIGLTHLTIDQDHELAKELPEIPLIMGGHEHVSNLERQGNTVIAKADANAISMYIHTLVYNLRTQVLYVNSKIMYLDEKVPLQANVDRVVKKWNEVLDSELSKVVPNTNEVIYTPKTPLDGTDSANRSIQTNLGDKVTEAMAFSYNYKVDAALVNGGSFRVDDMLSGKLTSVDIFRVLPFGGSVLKVDMKGELLKEILDFGKSQRGKGAYLQRYKISQSASGNWLIGGKPINYKKTYTIALSDFLLKGLDIPFLTRNNSGIVKIYEPEENELAFDIRKSLISYLKSI